The Ahaetulla prasina isolate Xishuangbanna chromosome 14, ASM2864084v1, whole genome shotgun sequence genome includes a region encoding these proteins:
- the MAFK gene encoding transcription factor MafK isoform X2 encodes MTTNPKPNKAFKVKEESGENAPVLSDDELVSMSVRELNQHLRGLTKEEVIRLKQRRRTLKNRGYAASCRIKRVTQKEELERQRVELQQEVEKLARENSSMKLELDALRSKYEALQTFARTVARGPITPTKVATTSVITIVKSAEISSSSVPFSAAS; translated from the exons ATGACGACTAATCCAAAACCAAACAAAGCATTTAAG GTCAAGGAAGAGTCGGGAGAAAACGCCCCGGTGCTGAGCGACGATGAACTCGTCTCAATGTCTGTGCGGGAGTTGAACCAGCACCTGCGAGGTCTCACGAAAGAGGAGGTGATTCGCTTGAAGCAACGGCGGCGGACACTCAAGAACCGGGGCTACGCGGCCAGCTGCCGGATCAAGCGGGTGACCCAGAAGGAGGAGCTGGAGAGGCAGCGGGTGGAGCTACAGCAGGAAGTGGAGAAGCTGGCTCGGGAGAACAGCAGCATGAAATTGGAGCTGGACGCCTTGCGCTCCAAGTACGAAGCCCTGCAGACCTTTGCCCGCACCGTGGCCCGTGGCCCCATCACCCCCACCAAAGTGGCCACCACCAGCGTGATCACCATCGTGAAATCCGCCGAAATCTCCTCCAGCTCGGTGCCCTTTTCGGCAGCGTCCTAA
- the MAFK gene encoding transcription factor MafK isoform X1 — protein sequence MRAGEDSCKGMNKGLGKALQIQVAISEQFCPGDCVQVMTTNPKPNKAFKVKEESGENAPVLSDDELVSMSVRELNQHLRGLTKEEVIRLKQRRRTLKNRGYAASCRIKRVTQKEELERQRVELQQEVEKLARENSSMKLELDALRSKYEALQTFARTVARGPITPTKVATTSVITIVKSAEISSSSVPFSAAS from the exons ATGAGGGCAGGAGAGGACAGCTGTAAAGGCATGAACAAGGGTCTGGGAAAAGCTTTGCAAATCCAAG TTGCAATTTCTGAGCAATTCTGTCCAGGTGACTGTGTCCAGGTTATGACGACTAATCCAAAACCAAACAAAGCATTTAAG GTCAAGGAAGAGTCGGGAGAAAACGCCCCGGTGCTGAGCGACGATGAACTCGTCTCAATGTCTGTGCGGGAGTTGAACCAGCACCTGCGAGGTCTCACGAAAGAGGAGGTGATTCGCTTGAAGCAACGGCGGCGGACACTCAAGAACCGGGGCTACGCGGCCAGCTGCCGGATCAAGCGGGTGACCCAGAAGGAGGAGCTGGAGAGGCAGCGGGTGGAGCTACAGCAGGAAGTGGAGAAGCTGGCTCGGGAGAACAGCAGCATGAAATTGGAGCTGGACGCCTTGCGCTCCAAGTACGAAGCCCTGCAGACCTTTGCCCGCACCGTGGCCCGTGGCCCCATCACCCCCACCAAAGTGGCCACCACCAGCGTGATCACCATCGTGAAATCCGCCGAAATCTCCTCCAGCTCGGTGCCCTTTTCGGCAGCGTCCTAA